A portion of the Rhizophagus irregularis chromosome 17, complete sequence genome contains these proteins:
- a CDS encoding ubiquitin-conjugating enzyme E2 E3: MSTSTRRGASSRSTITTSSTSASASSSTSSNKSVLSKTNATSSSAKRIQKELAEISLDPPCNCSAGPKGDNLYEWASTMMGPTGSPYAGGIFFLDITFPQDYPFKPPKVVYRTRIYHCNINSSGQICLDILKDNWSPALTISKVLLSICSLLTDANPHDPLVGSIAHQYLNDREEHDKIAREWTKRYAS; this comes from the exons ATGAGTACCTCTACTAGACGCGGTGCAAGCTCTCGTTCTACTATTACTACCTCTTCAACCTCTGCTTCAGCAAGCTCATCTACTTCTAGCAATAAAAGTGTCTTATCTAAGACTAATGCTACTAGTAGTAGTGCAAAGAG GATCCAGAAAGAACTTGCCGAGATCAGTCTTGATCCTCCTTGCAACTGCAG TGCTGGTCCTAAAGGTGACAACTTATATGAATGGGCGTCCACCATGATGGGTCCTACTGGTTCGCCTTATGCTGGtggtattttctttttagatatCACTTTTCCGCAAGATTACCCATTCAAACCTCCAAAG GTGGTGTATCGCACACGCATCTATCACTGTAACATCAATTCCTCAGGTCAAATTTGCCTCGACATTCTTAAAGACAATTGGTCTCCCGCCTTGACAATTTCCAAAGTCTTGTTATCGATATGCTCACTATTAACTGATGCCAATCCAC ATGATCCGTTAGTTGGAAGCATCGCACATCAATATTTGAATGACCGTGAGGAACATGATAAAATTGCTAGAGAATGGACTAAAcg TTATGCATCTTGA